Proteins co-encoded in one Methanobrevibacter sp. genomic window:
- a CDS encoding DUF2357 domain-containing protein, whose amino-acid sequence MREQKLTIPFENLGKLTICATDYSSSQDSIIELSNGIILENIDFVENTDNKTPIQYLAAEDLICFLEEIEYQILFESKGNDINLIPSITEINSGIFKQLGFNFGDSNSNKIGGFLNFGSYVGKSFLDVEVNGQKSRKIPIEVRSKKMDYINHYSAMIADLSQYATGLIFDSKSPLYHDFEIAEADKSTYYEDFMLLEYLFRYENLPSVCEYLFRNLYSRLDNYQEEVPAGFSQNIDLNSLTDIITNPENLHKANIDSNFSDNLNGYMPIKVNDIKYQDTIDVPENRFFKSFLFMIQDLIEKLLESSKEGYIQDKLMEFKNEIEYYTSNNIFRDISKMDYVPFNSQVLQKREGYKELFKYFIMLEFSFRMSWKQLSDNFQGHEKKIFELYEYWCYFKILEVLGSISGNNIYFEEIFQLSKDNWSISLKEGQKSLFKFDFEMDGKEIQLGYYYNLEFSRNSKFRSYSLKFRPDYTFLVNVAGNSYFIHFDAKYKSKEEVNKDYDDVNDFSWKIKEFKKEDIYKMHTYKDAILRTDGAYILYPGDKCQIFKETELEIPSVGALSLTPGNDEIEKNNLEIFIRKILLTLIK is encoded by the coding sequence ATGCGAGAACAGAAACTGACAATTCCATTTGAAAACCTTGGAAAGCTAACCATATGTGCCACAGACTACTCCTCCAGCCAAGACTCCATTATTGAACTTTCAAACGGAATCATTCTGGAAAACATAGATTTCGTTGAAAACACAGACAATAAAACTCCAATCCAGTATCTTGCAGCTGAAGATTTGATTTGCTTTTTGGAAGAGATTGAATATCAGATACTGTTCGAGTCAAAAGGGAATGATATAAATCTAATTCCATCAATCACGGAAATCAACAGTGGCATTTTCAAGCAGCTCGGATTCAATTTCGGAGACTCCAACAGCAATAAGATTGGCGGATTCCTGAACTTCGGAAGCTATGTTGGAAAGTCATTTCTGGACGTTGAAGTAAATGGTCAAAAATCCAGAAAAATCCCGATTGAGGTCAGATCCAAGAAAATGGACTACATCAACCATTACTCTGCAATGATTGCTGACCTTTCGCAGTATGCAACAGGCCTTATTTTCGATTCAAAATCACCACTCTACCATGACTTTGAAATAGCAGAAGCAGACAAGTCAACCTATTATGAGGATTTCATGCTTTTGGAATACCTTTTCAGATATGAAAACCTCCCATCAGTCTGCGAATACCTTTTTAGAAACCTCTACTCAAGACTTGACAATTATCAAGAAGAGGTTCCAGCAGGATTTTCACAAAACATCGATCTAAACAGCCTTACAGATATCATAACAAATCCGGAAAATCTCCATAAGGCCAATATTGACTCTAATTTTTCAGATAATCTGAATGGATACATGCCAATTAAAGTAAACGACATCAAATATCAGGACACGATAGATGTTCCGGAAAACAGGTTTTTCAAATCATTTTTGTTCATGATTCAGGATCTGATAGAAAAGCTCCTGGAAAGCTCAAAGGAAGGATATATTCAAGACAAACTAATGGAATTTAAAAATGAGATAGAATACTATACTTCAAACAACATTTTCAGGGACATTTCAAAAATGGACTATGTTCCATTCAACTCACAGGTTCTTCAAAAAAGAGAAGGCTACAAGGAACTATTCAAATATTTCATTATGCTGGAATTCTCATTCAGAATGAGCTGGAAACAACTATCAGACAATTTCCAAGGCCATGAAAAGAAAATATTCGAACTATACGAATACTGGTGCTACTTTAAGATACTGGAAGTATTGGGAAGCATTTCAGGGAACAACATTTACTTTGAAGAAATCTTCCAGTTAAGCAAGGACAACTGGAGCATTTCACTAAAAGAAGGGCAAAAATCACTCTTCAAATTCGATTTTGAAATGGATGGCAAGGAAATCCAGTTAGGATACTACTACAATCTGGAATTTTCAAGAAACAGCAAATTCAGGTCATACTCATTGAAATTCCGCCCAGACTACACATTCCTGGTAAATGTAGCTGGAAACTCCTACTTCATACACTTCGATGCAAAATACAAGTCAAAGGAAGAAGTCAACAAGGACTACGACGACGTAAACGACTTCAGCTGGAAAATAAAGGAGTTCAAAAAAGAGGACATCTATAAGATGCACACCTACAAGGATGCAATTTTAAGGACAGATGGTGCTTATATTCTATATCCTGGAGACAAGTGCCAGATATTCAAGGAAACAGAGCTTGAAATCCCATCAGTAGGGGCGTTGTCATTGACTCCAGGAAATGATGAAATAGAGAAGAATAATTTGGAGATTTTTATTAGAAAGATATTGCTAACTTTAATAAAATGA
- a CDS encoding ATP-binding protein, whose translation MVFLFKKHNIENELKSINESDFQNLINEFLYWKGYIPCTADGSQVGKNKTTRGNPDSLFKNKDGKYVLCEYTTQQNGIEGKLKSDLKHCLKTSIPKSEIAEVILACNVKIKSDYEHKLNEELKKITGNNGTHIKLTIYNIQNLALELSKCSFSFEYFKNLNFEDIYSLNSFVEKGQKGMRPNFKNPFISIEKNEIKIVEEISKQILCKNKIAIYGNQGIGKTRLSIEVARELKEKHYYQIVFITRINNQIKTNIRTLLDYNEKFLIVFDNFDETSENLEEIINLLEEYEQKDIKIIFTLRNQFKTIFEKTLSNYKIEKIELTKMDDVTLKNLISSLLKENNLTATESFLEKIVNICDGNPSLGMMAILPIIKDDNYEYFQTPLKIYENYFNNYKNIDLYFDESLQKTFGAISFFGHVDKENTEVITFIKETLSITAEELSSNIKKLNKLEFVELNAEKNIVRISDTILSTYIFYKTYIEDKLLDLNLWLNYFMNNNFDRIYSNIVDITNTFGFEVVNSKIKEITKNLLETLEEKNEKLLYFYKMFYAFYDTKTLIFLKKYVDGLDYEEFDLNQNLQKAYHYHYYEYMELLSKLYLLDENISEKALLITIKYIKKQSSKFLDISKLVNDKFTFNRRSVDNKFKNQFFLIDFLKNFDTPKEQEIAEKLFLYYIKDTNFFWEEHIEQQIQNINITFIRFKIPHTKELSDLRTSAINEIFSLYGKYPEVHTLINEYCRSIVKGNEDLIKKEQILFSDFFNKQSKNNILTNIIYLNYCKSIKRMNIMPSNDLNSFKENNAVLNIINIYTTLNYEVENHKNEKEIKNLIISDLENKNIDYVKNILITLDNLTSTYSDSNYNIYVSLLMEILHEINKEMFYEIFNYYVEEQYTLGIDNLIKKILTNELIDPKILYSSLNIYPNEEKNNYKLIFFTFILEKNIDKEIFKEFIKFINSDKGVFDTHYFDSFLKYNPIFLENLDKIENRENESNIIQYLSKHLINSEKKHYIWWEFCCEFKEYFKNNTDLLKEFYISSWKISNEYKDYELNDLKILCDIDKEFIFEFLTNVYGNYGHYEHKDFEFIWEIYSLEEIDLIVNHFIKSHRNIAIPLCNSGKLQEEKYICHFILNKDIKLIRILFEEILIIYGEDKFIYYLKIFLEHRPSLDDFKIISFEKFNVITSYELKPKNDLKFLNRIKEMLENLRGLDYLEHIEYVEKLISFKEKEIEECENEKFKEEAVY comes from the coding sequence GTGGTTTTTCTGTTTAAAAAACATAATATAGAAAATGAATTAAAAAGCATAAACGAATCAGATTTTCAAAATTTAATCAATGAATTTTTATATTGGAAAGGTTATATCCCCTGCACTGCTGATGGAAGCCAAGTAGGTAAAAATAAAACAACACGAGGAAATCCAGACAGCCTTTTTAAAAACAAAGATGGGAAATATGTATTATGTGAATATACCACACAACAAAATGGCATTGAGGGAAAGTTAAAATCAGACTTAAAACATTGTTTAAAAACTTCTATTCCAAAATCAGAAATTGCAGAAGTCATATTGGCCTGCAATGTCAAAATAAAATCTGATTACGAACATAAATTAAACGAAGAATTAAAAAAGATTACTGGAAATAATGGAACACATATAAAATTAACCATTTATAATATACAAAATTTAGCTTTAGAATTATCAAAATGTTCATTTTCATTTGAATATTTTAAGAATTTAAATTTTGAGGATATATATTCTTTAAATAGTTTTGTTGAAAAAGGCCAAAAAGGCATGAGACCTAATTTTAAAAATCCTTTTATCAGTATTGAAAAAAATGAAATTAAAATAGTTGAAGAAATTTCCAAACAAATATTATGTAAAAACAAAATTGCAATATATGGAAACCAAGGAATAGGAAAAACTAGATTATCAATAGAAGTTGCAAGAGAACTTAAAGAAAAACACTATTATCAAATAGTGTTTATTACAAGAATAAATAACCAAATAAAAACCAATATTCGAACTCTATTAGATTATAATGAAAAATTTTTAATAGTATTTGATAATTTTGATGAGACATCTGAAAATTTAGAAGAAATAATTAATCTGTTAGAAGAATATGAACAAAAAGATATAAAAATAATATTTACCTTAAGAAATCAATTTAAAACCATTTTTGAAAAAACATTAAGTAATTACAAAATTGAAAAAATTGAATTAACAAAAATGGATGATGTAACTTTAAAAAATTTAATTTCATCTCTTTTAAAAGAAAATAACTTAACCGCCACAGAATCATTTTTAGAAAAAATTGTTAATATATGTGATGGAAACCCAAGTCTTGGTATGATGGCTATTCTCCCTATAATTAAGGATGATAATTATGAGTATTTCCAAACTCCACTAAAAATATATGAAAATTATTTTAACAATTATAAAAATATTGATTTATATTTTGATGAATCTCTTCAAAAAACATTTGGAGCCATATCTTTCTTCGGACATGTCGATAAAGAGAATACTGAAGTAATTACTTTTATAAAAGAAACATTATCAATTACCGCCGAAGAACTCTCCTCCAATATTAAAAAACTTAATAAATTAGAATTTGTTGAACTCAATGCTGAAAAAAATATTGTAAGAATATCTGACACCATTTTATCAACTTATATCTTCTATAAAACATATATTGAAGATAAACTTCTTGATTTAAACTTATGGTTAAATTATTTTATGAACAACAACTTTGATAGAATATACAGCAATATTGTAGACATAACTAACACATTTGGATTTGAAGTAGTAAATTCAAAAATAAAAGAAATAACTAAAAATTTATTAGAAACTTTAGAAGAAAAAAATGAGAAACTTTTATATTTTTATAAGATGTTTTATGCTTTTTATGACACCAAAACCCTTATTTTCTTAAAGAAGTATGTTGACGGATTAGATTATGAGGAATTTGATTTAAATCAAAACCTTCAAAAAGCTTACCATTACCATTATTACGAATATATGGAATTGTTATCAAAATTATATTTATTAGATGAAAATATTTCAGAAAAGGCATTGTTAATAACAATCAAATATATCAAAAAACAATCTTCAAAATTTCTCGATATATCCAAATTAGTTAATGATAAATTTACATTTAATAGAAGAAGCGTAGATAATAAATTCAAAAATCAATTTTTCCTAATAGATTTTTTAAAAAACTTTGACACACCAAAAGAACAGGAAATTGCAGAAAAATTATTCTTATATTATATAAAAGATACAAATTTCTTTTGGGAAGAACATATTGAACAACAAATTCAAAATATTAATATAACATTTATTCGTTTTAAAATACCTCATACCAAAGAACTAAGTGATTTAAGAACAAGTGCAATAAACGAAATATTTTCATTATATGGTAAATATCCTGAAGTACACACATTAATTAATGAATATTGCAGAAGTATTGTGAAAGGTAATGAAGATTTAATAAAAAAAGAACAAATTCTTTTTTCAGATTTCTTCAATAAACAAAGCAAAAATAACATTTTAACCAATATTATTTATTTAAACTATTGTAAATCCATTAAAAGAATGAATATAATGCCCTCAAATGACTTAAATTCGTTTAAAGAAAATAATGCTGTTTTAAATATAATAAACATTTATACAACATTAAATTATGAAGTTGAAAATCATAAAAATGAAAAAGAAATAAAAAACTTAATAATTTCAGATTTAGAGAACAAAAATATTGACTATGTTAAAAATATTCTAATAACACTTGATAATTTAACTAGTACTTACTCCGATAGCAACTATAACATATATGTTTCACTTTTAATGGAAATTTTGCATGAAATAAATAAAGAAATGTTTTATGAAATTTTCAATTATTATGTAGAAGAACAATATACTTTAGGAATTGATAATTTAATAAAAAAAATACTAACAAACGAATTAATAGACCCAAAAATATTATATTCTTCTTTAAATATCTATCCTAATGAAGAAAAAAATAATTATAAACTAATATTTTTTACATTTATTTTAGAAAAAAATATTGATAAAGAAATATTCAAAGAATTCATAAAGTTTATTAATTCTGATAAAGGAGTATTTGATACACATTATTTTGATTCTTTTCTAAAATATAATCCTATCTTTTTAGAAAATTTAGATAAAATTGAAAATCGAGAAAATGAAAGCAACATAATACAATATCTCTCAAAACATCTTATCAATTCTGAGAAAAAGCATTATATTTGGTGGGAATTTTGTTGTGAATTTAAAGAATATTTCAAAAATAACACCGATTTATTAAAAGAATTCTACATCTCTTCTTGGAAAATCTCCAATGAATATAAAGATTACGAATTAAATGATTTGAAAATACTATGTGATATTGATAAAGAATTTATATTTGAATTTTTAACAAATGTATATGGAAACTATGGCCATTACGAACACAAAGATTTTGAATTTATATGGGAAATTTATTCTCTTGAAGAAATTGATCTAATAGTAAATCATTTTATAAAATCTCACCGAAATATTGCAATACCCCTTTGTAATTCAGGAAAACTCCAAGAAGAAAAATATATATGTCATTTCATATTAAATAAAGATATTAAATTAATAAGAATCTTATTTGAAGAAATTTTAATTATATATGGCGAAGATAAATTCATATATTATTTAAAAATCTTTTTAGAACACCGTCCTTCATTAGATGACTTTAAAATCATTAGTTTTGAAAAATTTAATGTAATTACAAGTTATGAATTGAAACCAAAAAATGATTTGAAATTTTTAAATAGAATAAAAGAAATGTTAGAAAATTTAAGAGGGTTGGATTATTTGGAACATATAGAATATGTTGAAAAACTTATCAGTTTTAAAGAAAAGGAAATTGAAGAATGTGAAAATGAAAAGTTCAAAGAAGAAGCCGTTTATTGA
- a CDS encoding DNA adenine methylase, which yields MKSNEKINNPTPFLKWAGGKKQLIEDIDSNLPEEIKETKTIKKYFEPFIGGGAIFFHLMTNYDVKEAYISDINPELILTYNAIKNNPNELLEILGNIREFFIPKTHEERKEYYLNVRSEFNQAVPDFDFENYSEEHIQRAAYTIFMNKTCFNGLFRLNKKGEFNVPFGRYKNPNICDVENILAVSKVLKDVKIVNASFLASEEFIDDDSLVYLDPPYRPLPNTASFNTYSKEAFNDDSQVELAKYYKRISEKGAKAILSNSDPKNTDENDNFFDDLYKDFTINRVFAKRSINSNGEKRGKITEILVKNY from the coding sequence ATGAAATCAAATGAAAAAATTAATAATCCAACTCCTTTCCTTAAATGGGCTGGAGGGAAAAAACAACTTATTGAAGATATTGATTCAAATTTGCCAGAAGAAATCAAAGAAACAAAAACCATTAAAAAGTATTTTGAACCTTTCATAGGCGGAGGAGCAATTTTCTTCCATTTGATGACAAATTATGATGTCAAAGAAGCATACATCAGCGACATTAACCCTGAACTTATTTTAACATATAATGCAATTAAAAACAATCCAAATGAATTATTAGAGATTTTAGGCAACATTAGAGAGTTTTTCATTCCAAAAACTCATGAGGAAAGAAAGGAATATTATTTGAATGTAAGAAGCGAGTTTAATCAAGCTGTTCCAGATTTTGATTTTGAAAACTATTCTGAAGAACATATTCAAAGAGCAGCCTATACCATTTTCATGAATAAAACTTGTTTTAATGGCTTATTTAGGTTGAATAAGAAAGGGGAATTTAATGTTCCATTTGGGAGGTATAAAAACCCAAACATTTGTGATGTTGAAAATATTTTGGCTGTTTCAAAAGTTTTAAAAGATGTTAAAATCGTCAATGCTTCATTTTTAGCTTCAGAAGAATTTATTGATGATGATTCATTGGTGTATCTTGATCCTCCATATAGGCCATTACCAAATACTGCTTCATTCAACACATATTCTAAAGAAGCGTTTAATGATGATAGTCAGGTAGAATTGGCCAAATATTATAAAAGAATTTCTGAAAAGGGTGCAAAAGCTATTTTAAGCAATTCTGATCCTAAAAACACAGACGAAAATGATAATTTCTTTGATGATTTGTATAAGGATTTTACAATAAATAGAGTCTTTGCTAAACGTTCTATTAACAGCAACGGTGAAAAAAGAGGAAAAATCACTGAAATTCTGGTTAAAAACTATTAG
- the dcm gene encoding DNA (cytosine-5-)-methyltransferase — MDKTVVELFAGVGGFRCGLNHVDLVDGQTVEDETWDFVWANQWEPSTKSQAAFDCYVKRFGESENHVNEDISNVDKNTIPDHTLLVGGFPCQDYSVARSLSNEKGIEGKKGVLWWQIAEVLEAKQPPFVLLENVDRLLRSPSTQRGRDFGIMLRTFHDNDYSVEWRVINAADYGFPQKRRRVFIFAYKNSTSYAEKMSQIPDREFIFEKGLFAELFPIEDEIFDSSQGNIDEESFNDLVDVSDKFDLHFFNAGRMKGGKIQTYKVKADCDELTTLYEVLEDNPVDEKYYLDDDKFERIRYLKSSKKLERKKPNGETYCYSEGAVPFPDKLDVPARTMLTSETTVNRSTHVVEDKCSGMYRILTPIEAEKINMFPENWTNIPDRSMTEKRRYFLMGNALVVGIVERIGNYLNEIIDRE; from the coding sequence ATGGATAAGACAGTAGTAGAGTTGTTTGCAGGTGTAGGTGGATTCCGCTGTGGATTGAACCATGTTGATCTGGTCGATGGCCAAACCGTAGAGGATGAAACATGGGATTTTGTCTGGGCAAACCAGTGGGAACCATCTACAAAGTCTCAGGCAGCCTTTGACTGCTATGTCAAGAGGTTCGGAGAGTCAGAAAACCATGTGAATGAGGACATATCCAATGTTGACAAGAATACGATTCCCGACCATACGTTGCTTGTTGGAGGATTTCCATGTCAGGACTATTCCGTTGCAAGAAGCCTTTCAAACGAAAAGGGAATCGAAGGAAAGAAAGGGGTTCTCTGGTGGCAGATTGCAGAAGTCCTGGAAGCGAAACAGCCTCCATTTGTCCTTTTGGAAAATGTGGACAGGCTTCTTAGGTCACCCTCAACACAGAGAGGCCGCGATTTTGGAATAATGCTTAGAACATTCCATGACAATGACTATTCGGTGGAATGGAGAGTAATAAATGCCGCAGATTACGGGTTCCCTCAGAAAAGGCGCAGAGTTTTTATTTTCGCCTATAAGAACTCCACAAGCTATGCTGAGAAAATGAGTCAAATTCCTGACAGGGAATTCATATTTGAAAAGGGCCTTTTTGCAGAGCTATTCCCAATTGAAGATGAAATCTTCGATTCAAGCCAAGGAAACATTGATGAAGAAAGCTTTAATGATCTGGTGGATGTAAGCGACAAATTCGACCTGCACTTCTTCAATGCAGGAAGAATGAAGGGCGGTAAAATCCAGACATACAAGGTTAAGGCAGACTGCGATGAGCTTACAACATTATATGAAGTCCTGGAGGACAATCCTGTTGATGAAAAGTATTATCTGGATGACGATAAGTTTGAAAGAATCAGATACCTGAAAAGCTCAAAGAAGCTTGAAAGGAAAAAGCCCAATGGTGAAACCTACTGCTATTCCGAAGGGGCAGTTCCATTCCCTGACAAATTGGATGTTCCTGCAAGAACAATGCTTACAAGCGAAACAACAGTAAACAGAAGCACACATGTTGTGGAAGACAAATGCTCAGGAATGTATAGGATTTTAACCCCAATCGAGGCTGAAAAAATCAACATGTTCCCTGAAAACTGGACAAACATTCCAGACAGGTCAATGACAGAAAAAAGAAGATACTTTCTAATGGGCAATGCACTTGTTGTAGGAATCGTTGAAAGAATTGGAAATTATTTGAATGAAATCATTGACAGAGAATAA
- a CDS encoding DpnII family type II restriction endonuclease, protein MVDYLKLGFKTNEEYLDEFFDTLLGSNRTYEYYVDWEKIINNLKASLIEISILNSLNKVSSDELEDKFSEIIKNYRKVVPLLPLILAIRDKKVPVFDLEEKDYKIIDFSKNRFKHDEIVEFAIKTGLLDLFNKIDDLYSYLMGVEVGLDTNARKNRSGHIFEDVVGELLEEEFKNKTNVRINKEDSSLNIDRIKRFDYVVYVDNKPKYAIECNFYNSTGSKPIEVAHAYANLQKDLDKHDIKFIWVTDGFGWNKMNQTVKNVEPDIEYLVNYRMLVNHFNEIFDI, encoded by the coding sequence ATGGTAGACTATTTAAAATTAGGTTTCAAAACAAATGAAGAGTATTTGGATGAATTTTTTGATACTTTATTAGGTTCCAACAGGACTTATGAATATTATGTTGATTGGGAAAAAATAATTAACAATCTAAAGGCTTCATTAATAGAAATTAGTATTTTAAATAGTTTAAATAAAGTTTCAAGCGATGAATTGGAAGATAAGTTTAGTGAAATAATTAAAAATTACCGTAAGGTAGTTCCACTTTTACCATTAATTTTAGCTATTCGTGATAAAAAAGTCCCTGTTTTTGATTTAGAGGAAAAAGATTATAAAATAATTGATTTTTCCAAAAACAGATTTAAGCACGATGAAATTGTGGAATTTGCAATAAAAACAGGACTTTTGGATTTATTTAACAAAATCGATGATTTGTATTCCTATTTGATGGGAGTCGAAGTAGGTTTGGACACTAATGCTAGAAAAAATCGTAGTGGTCACATATTTGAGGATGTTGTTGGAGAATTGCTGGAAGAAGAATTTAAAAATAAAACAAATGTTAGGATTAATAAAGAGGACTCTTCATTAAATATTGATAGAATAAAACGTTTCGATTATGTTGTTTATGTGGACAACAAGCCCAAATATGCAATAGAATGCAATTTTTATAATTCTACAGGAAGCAAGCCTATTGAAGTTGCTCATGCTTATGCAAACCTTCAAAAAGACTTGGATAAACATGATATTAAGTTTATATGGGTCACAGATGGTTTCGGATGGAATAAAATGAATCAAACAGTTAAAAATGTGGAACCAGATATTGAATATTTGGTTAATTATAGAATGCTGGTTAATCATTTTAATGAGATTTTTGATATTTAA
- a CDS encoding McrB family protein, giving the protein MEEYLRNNDYVSVEDWEKILKNPNIITEKMMAVLEIVYNSKDHAATTSQIAEKRNEQGFEDEKSYNSAIVQNGRRIRNYLQREHITDEDGNVKLWPWFFTGKWIGNEFQFKMRDELVEAFSMLNDNNESKEFSSFMDYLKSKGYLFDPEIIENYLLSLKIKPFVIFTGNSGTGKTKLAQLFVDFISKSTTQDYIESSVKVGKSAKIGGWAVSREDVDKKLPILKYEQDYPIVVDGIHGEGKLNMNTRLFYTANDELTNHLERLAEENPNQKIDLKIILSSNKNNQYELVPVGANWTESRNILGFYNVITDEYNSTPAFELIKEAQENPTVPYFLILDEMNLSHVERYFAEFLSAMESLEPIPISATESVKIPENLFIVGTVNVDETTYMFSPKVLDRANTIEFKTMSALDYMNSNFNDYVLNGNETYLLNPQSDEEIRKMNIHELKKVFSGVTFENQPLWDILSNELENFQNVLKRANFDFGFRVINEILRFMVVSWKYENKPAEWGNWQRYFDAQIKQKMLPKLHGSQKVLGPVIVDLFKLSVNADDSIVPRLANVERDNSKYYTSALKLKEMDENLNNQRYTSFVN; this is encoded by the coding sequence ATGGAAGAGTATCTTAGGAATAATGATTACGTTTCTGTTGAGGATTGGGAAAAAATACTAAAAAATCCTAATATCATTACAGAAAAGATGATGGCCGTTTTAGAAATTGTTTATAATTCTAAAGATCATGCCGCCACTACTTCTCAAATTGCTGAAAAACGCAATGAACAGGGTTTTGAGGATGAAAAATCCTATAATTCGGCTATTGTTCAAAATGGTAGGAGAATTAGGAACTATCTTCAAAGGGAACATATAACTGATGAAGATGGAAATGTTAAATTATGGCCTTGGTTTTTTACAGGCAAATGGATAGGAAATGAATTTCAATTTAAGATGAGGGATGAACTTGTGGAGGCTTTCAGTATGTTAAATGATAATAATGAATCTAAGGAATTTTCTTCTTTTATGGATTATCTCAAATCAAAGGGATATTTGTTTGACCCTGAAATTATTGAGAATTATTTACTTTCATTAAAAATAAAACCTTTTGTAATTTTCACTGGTAATTCTGGAACTGGAAAGACAAAATTGGCTCAGCTATTTGTTGATTTCATTTCCAAAAGCACAACTCAAGATTACATAGAATCATCTGTTAAGGTAGGCAAATCTGCTAAAATTGGTGGTTGGGCAGTTTCAAGGGAGGATGTTGATAAAAAATTGCCTATTTTGAAGTATGAACAGGATTATCCAATTGTTGTTGATGGTATTCATGGTGAGGGAAAATTGAATATGAACACTAGGCTTTTTTACACTGCAAATGATGAGTTAACTAACCATCTGGAAAGGTTGGCTGAGGAAAATCCTAATCAGAAAATTGATTTAAAGATTATTCTATCTTCAAACAAAAACAACCAATACGAATTGGTTCCAGTAGGAGCTAATTGGACTGAAAGCAGAAACATTCTAGGTTTTTACAATGTAATAACAGACGAGTACAATTCCACTCCTGCTTTTGAACTGATTAAGGAAGCTCAGGAAAACCCTACTGTTCCTTATTTCCTGATTTTGGATGAGATGAACCTTTCCCATGTTGAAAGGTATTTTGCGGAGTTCCTGTCAGCTATGGAAAGCCTGGAACCTATTCCAATTTCAGCTACTGAATCCGTTAAAATCCCTGAAAACCTTTTTATTGTCGGAACTGTCAATGTTGATGAGACTACATATATGTTCTCCCCTAAGGTTTTAGACAGGGCTAACACTATCGAGTTTAAAACAATGTCTGCATTGGATTATATGAATTCCAACTTCAACGACTATGTTTTAAACGGCAATGAAACTTATCTGCTAAATCCTCAAAGTGATGAGGAAATAAGGAAAATGAACATTCACGAGCTCAAGAAAGTATTCAGCGGAGTCACATTTGAAAATCAGCCATTGTGGGACATCCTATCCAATGAATTGGAAAACTTCCAGAACGTTCTCAAGAGGGCCAACTTCGACTTCGGTTTCAGAGTAATCAACGAAATCCTACGCTTCATGGTTGTATCATGGAAATATGAAAACAAGCCAGCAGAATGGGGCAACTGGCAAAGATACTTCGATGCTCAGATAAAGCAGAAAATGCTTCCTAAGCTTCACGGTTCACAGAAGGTTTTAGGGCCTGTCATTGTAGACCTCTTCAAGCTGTCAGTAAATGCTGATGACAGCATAGTTCCAAGGTTGGCAAATGTGGAAAGGGACAACTCAAAATATTACACTTCTGCCTTGAAACTCAAGGAAATGGACGAGAACTTGAACAATCAAAGATACACTTCATTTGTAAACTAG